AAAATGACTGTAATCCATGTGCAATGGTGTCAGACTTATTAGATAAAAAAGGTGTAGAATACGAAAGAATAAATCCCTTTGATAATCCAGAATTGGCTGTAAAATACAGAGTGAGAAGTGTTCCAACAGTAATTTTATTTGAAGAAAATGAAGAAGTGAAAAGAACAATTGGATTCAAGCCGGAAGAAATTAATGAAATTATTTCAATGATGTAATTAAAAAATAATTTGAGCTAACAATACAATTTAAATTAATTAATAATACTACTCAAAACAATTTTTATTAAAATATTCAGTTTTGAGTATATTTTTACAAAAAAATCAGGAAATTCATCAAAAATGAAAAAAGTAAGGTGAAATCAATGTATATATATTACGATTCAAAAACAGGAAATGTCCAAAGATTTGTAAAAAAAATGGAAAGACAACGTTCAGATTGGCATTTTATAAAAATAGATCCAAATATGAAAATTGAAAATGAAGGGCATTTTCTGACATTTACAACAAAAATTGGAGAAGTTCCAGAAATGACGGATAAATTTTTAGAAAATGAAAATAATAGCAAATTGATAAAATCAGTAAGTTCCAGCGGAAATAGAAACTGGGGAGTATTTTTTGCAGTGGCGGCTGATAAAATTCAGGAAAAATATGGAATTCCAGTTTTAATGAAATTTGAATTGTCGGGAACTAATACGGAAGTGGAAAATTATATAAATTATCTGGAAAATAATTATAAATAATAAATAGGAGATGAAAAATGGTTGATAACAGAGCTAAAAAGTGGATATACTTAAATAATGAAATAATGGTTAAAAAAGGTGAAGATTTTCAGCTTGAAAAGGATAAAGAAGCAGTTTATTCATATTTTGTAGATTATGTAAATAAAAATACAGTATTTTTTCATAATTTAGAAGAAAAAATGAGATATTTAATAAAAAATGACTATTATATCGATTTTTATCAAATGTATAGTCATGATGAAATTAAAGAGCTTTTTAAAATGGTTTATGATAAGAAATTTAGATTCGCTTCATTTATGAGTGCTTCTAAATTTTATCAAAGTTATGCGTTGATGGATGATACTGGAGAGAAATTTTTAGAGAGATATGAGGATAGAATTTCGGCTGTTTCATTGTATTTGGCACAGGGGAACTTTGAGAAGGCAAAAGAATATGCTTTGATGTTAATAAATCAAGAATATCAACCAGCTACTCCTACTTTTTTAAATTCTGGGAAAAAAAGATCAGGAGAACTTGTTTCGTGCTTTCTAGATGAAATGGGAGATAATTTGAGTGGAATTGGATATATTTTTGACTCATCTATGAAATTGTCTTCGATTGGTGGAGGAGTTGCGATTAACTTGTCTAAAATTAGAGCAAGAGGTGAAGCTATAAAAGGTGTAGAAGGTAGGGCCTCTGGAGTTTTACCAATTATGAAAATTTTAGAAGATATTTTTTCTTATGCAAATCAATTGGGACAAAGAGCTGGAGCTGGGGCAGTTTACTTGAATGTTTTTCACTCAGACATTAACGAATTTTTAGACAGTAAAAAAATAAATGTCGATGAAAAAATTAGAATAAAATCACTATCAATTGGAGTTATCGTTCCAGACAAATTTATGCAGTTAGCAATGGAAGATGAAGTTTGCTATACATTTAATCCACACACAGTATTTTTAGAATACGGACAATACTTGGACGAAATGGATATGAACGAAATGTACGAAAAATTAGTTGATAATCCAAATGTTAAAAAGAAAAAAATAAATGCAAGAGAACTTCTTGTAAAAATTTCTCAAACACAAAAAGAAAGCGGATACCCTTATTTATTCTTTAAAGATAATGTAAATAAGGAACACGCATTAAAAGGAATTGGAACGGTTAAATTCTCAAATTTGTGTACTGAAATAATGCAATTGTCAGAAGTTTCAGATATTAATGCTTATTATGAAGAAGATACGATAAGAAGAGGAATATCATGTAACTTAGGTTCATTAAATATTGCAACTGTTATGGAAAATAAAAGAATAAAAGAAGCTACGAAAGCTGCAATTGATTCACTTACAATGGTTTCAGATTTAACAAACATTGATGTTGTTCCAACAATTAAAAAAGCAAATGAGGAATTACATTCTGTAGGACTTGGAGCAATGAATTTACATGGATTCTTAGCTAAAAACTTCATTATGTATGAAAGCAAAGAAGCACTTGATTTTTGTAATGTATTCTTTATGATGGTTAATTTCTATTCATTGGAAAGATCAATGGAAATAGCCAGAGAAAAAGGAGAAACATTCAAAGATTTTGAAAGATCCGAATACGCCAACGGAAACTACTTCAATAAATATGTGACAAAAGAATACATGCCTCAAACAGAAAAAGTAAAATCACTATTTGAAGGAATCTACATCCCAACAAAAGAAGACTGGGCAAACTTAAAAGAGCAAGTAATGAAACATGGAGTCTACAACGCCTACCGAATGGCAATCGCTCCAAACCAGTCAACATCCTACATAATGAACTCCACAGCCTCAGTAATGCCAGTAGTTGACACAATCGAAGTAAGAGAATATGGAGATAGTACAACTTTCTATCCAATGCCATACTTAACAAATGACAACTTCTTCTTCTATAAATCAGCCTACGATATGGATCAAAAAAATATCTTGAAATTGATTTCTGTAATTCAAAGACACGTAGATCAAGGAATATCAACTATTTTGTATACGAAGAGTACAGATAGTACTAGGGATTTGGCTAGACTTTATATTTATGCACATAGGCTGGGGTTGAAGTCGCTTTATTATACTCGGACTAGGAAGGCTACTATTGAGGAGTGTATTTCATGTTCGGTGTAAGACGATAAAAAATTAAGAAATTTAGTAATATTAAATTATTATTTTGATTTCATAGATTGTATAATATATTGCGACAAACTAAAAAAATATAAAAACTCATGATAATTTCGTGTTAAAATGTTAGTAACGACAAAAACATTAACGAAAGGAAATATATCATGAGCCATAAATATTTTACCATAAACGAAAGAAATAAGCTAAAGGTCCTGCTAAAAGAAAACTACAGAATTTCTAAAATTGCTCAAGTCCTTAACAGGCACAGGGCTACCATCTACCGTGAGATAAAAAGAATTAATGGCGAATACTCTTCTGAGAATGCTCAGGCAGATGCTAATGCAAAAGCTGCCAACAAAGGAAGAAATTCAAAAATTACTCCCGAACTGAAAAATCTGATAGAGGACAGGCTCTGCAAGACTTGGTCTCCTGAACAGATTGCCGGCAGGGAACTAAAGGGAAGACTGTCTTTCAAGACTATCTATAACTGGCTGTACAGTGATTTCCTGGAAGTTTCCATGAATGTCCTAAGAAG
The DNA window shown above is from Leptotrichia wadei and carries:
- the nrdI gene encoding class Ib ribonucleoside-diphosphate reductase assembly flavoprotein NrdI; translation: MYIYYDSKTGNVQRFVKKMERQRSDWHFIKIDPNMKIENEGHFLTFTTKIGEVPEMTDKFLENENNSKLIKSVSSSGNRNWGVFFAVAADKIQEKYGIPVLMKFELSGTNTEVENYINYLENNYK
- a CDS encoding thioredoxin domain-containing protein; protein product: MKKLVKFEKNDCNPCAMVSDLLDKKGVEYERINPFDNPELAVKYRVRSVPTVILFEENEEVKRTIGFKPEEINEIISMM
- the nrdE gene encoding class 1b ribonucleoside-diphosphate reductase subunit alpha, translated to MVDNRAKKWIYLNNEIMVKKGEDFQLEKDKEAVYSYFVDYVNKNTVFFHNLEEKMRYLIKNDYYIDFYQMYSHDEIKELFKMVYDKKFRFASFMSASKFYQSYALMDDTGEKFLERYEDRISAVSLYLAQGNFEKAKEYALMLINQEYQPATPTFLNSGKKRSGELVSCFLDEMGDNLSGIGYIFDSSMKLSSIGGGVAINLSKIRARGEAIKGVEGRASGVLPIMKILEDIFSYANQLGQRAGAGAVYLNVFHSDINEFLDSKKINVDEKIRIKSLSIGVIVPDKFMQLAMEDEVCYTFNPHTVFLEYGQYLDEMDMNEMYEKLVDNPNVKKKKINARELLVKISQTQKESGYPYLFFKDNVNKEHALKGIGTVKFSNLCTEIMQLSEVSDINAYYEEDTIRRGISCNLGSLNIATVMENKRIKEATKAAIDSLTMVSDLTNIDVVPTIKKANEELHSVGLGAMNLHGFLAKNFIMYESKEALDFCNVFFMMVNFYSLERSMEIAREKGETFKDFERSEYANGNYFNKYVTKEYMPQTEKVKSLFEGIYIPTKEDWANLKEQVMKHGVYNAYRMAIAPNQSTSYIMNSTASVMPVVDTIEVREYGDSTTFYPMPYLTNDNFFFYKSAYDMDQKNILKLISVIQRHVDQGISTILYTKSTDSTRDLARLYIYAHRLGLKSLYYTRTRKATIEECISCSV